Proteins from one Oncorhynchus clarkii lewisi isolate Uvic-CL-2024 unplaced genomic scaffold, UVic_Ocla_1.0 unplaced_contig_1469_pilon_pilon, whole genome shotgun sequence genomic window:
- the LOC139394219 gene encoding serine protease HTRA3-like, protein MRVFLFAATVFFTHKLTGSGAGSESSTKKCSSQCDVSACPSPNCPSGYVPDRCNCCLVCSRGEDELCGRKNDLPCGDGLECRSPIGPNKGPSGKRSSKRRLCQCKIGYKVCGSDGKTYGNVCRMKAASRKALQKEREAITQAHKGPCPSGPAPGHPNSPRYKFNFIADVVEKMAPAVVHIELFLRHPLFGRHVPLSSGSGFIISHSGLIVTNAHVVTAAATVTGRPQLRVQLHDGGAYEATVRDVDRKSDIATIKVNPQKKLPVLSLGRSSDLRPGEFVVAIGSPFALQNTVTTGIVSTAQRDGKELGIRDSDIDYIQTDAIINYGNSGGPLVNLDGEVIGINTLKVTAGISFAIPSDRIRRFLTESQHNKHSAGNHRMLSGHYRIPEPQSDAVTTGVKKKRLIGIKMLTVTDG, encoded by the exons ATGCGGGTGTTCCTGTTCGCTGCGACAGTATTTTTCACGCACAAGCTCACCGGGTCCGGTGCCGGCTCCGAGTCCAGCACCAAAAAGTGTTCCTCCCAGTGCGACGTGAGCGCGTGTCCTAGTCCGAACTGCCCCAGCGGGTATGTCCCAGACCGGTGCAACTGTTGCCTGGTGTGTTCCCGGGGCGAGGATGAACTCTGTGGCCGGAAAAACGACCTGCCGTGTGGGGACGGCTTAGAGTGTAGGTCCCCTATCGGTCCTAACAAAGGCCCGTCGGGGAAGCGGAGCTCCAAGCGGCGACTGTGTCAGTGTAAGATTGGGTATAAGGTGTGTGGTAGCGACGGAAAGACGTACGGGAACGTGTGTCGGATGAAGGCTGCCAGCCGGAAAGCTCTTCAGAAGGAAAGGGAGGCCATCACCCAAGCACACAAGGGACCCTGTCCATCAG GTCCTGCTCCTGGCCATCCCAACAGCCCCAGATACAAGTTCAACTTCATAGCTGACGTGGTGGAAAAGATGGCTCCTGCTGTGGTTCACATAGAGCTCTTcctcag acaTCCTCTGTTTGGTCGTCATGTCCCTCTGTCTAGTGGTTCTGGGTTCATCATCAGCCACTCCGGACTCATCGTAACCAACGCTCACGTGGTAACCGCTGCTGCCACGGTAACGGGCCGACCGCAGCTCCGCGTGCAGCTCCATGACGGGGGAGCGTACGAGGCCACGGTCCGGGACGTCGACAGGAAGTCAGATATTGCCACCATCAAAGTCAACCCTCAG aaGAAGCTACCTGTACTGTCTCTGGGTCGGTCATCTGATCTGAGACCAGGGGAATTTGTGGTTGCAATCGGCAGCCCCTTTGCCCTCCAGAACACCGTTACCACGGGGATTG tgagcaCGGCCCAGAGAGATGGGAAGGAGCTGGGCATCAGAGACTCAGACATAGACTACATTCAGACTGACGCTATCATCaat TATGGTAACTCAGGAGGACCTCTGGTTAACTTG gacgggGAGGTGATAGGTATCAATACCCTCAAGGTGACGGCAGGAATCTCCTTCGCCATTCCTTCAGACCGGATCAGACGTTTTCTCACTGAGTCACAGCACAACAAACACAGTGcag GTAACCACAGAATGCTGAGTGGTCATTACCGTATTCCAGAACCCCAGTCAGAtgcag TAACGACAGGAGTGAAGAAGAAACGTCTGATTGGCATTAAgatgctcactgttacagatgggtaa